The following are from one region of the Ananas comosus cultivar F153 linkage group 20, ASM154086v1, whole genome shotgun sequence genome:
- the LOC109725792 gene encoding LRR receptor-like serine/threonine-protein kinase RPK2 — MAPAPVILLLLLLTLSVSLSSLHPAASSDPSSADELAALLALKGSVTLDPSSLLSGWDPSAAAPRRHCRWRGVTCSAASGRVASLNLTGGSLAGTLPAAVFSLSELRALALAGNAFSGEIPSPPIGSLRHLELLDLGSNNFSGKIPVEISFLPSLRVLDLSYNSLSGLIPENLIGSSRIESLDLSFNRLTGGIKIVPSGSCRFLSHLKLSGNLLIDSIPSEIGKCSNLRDLLLDRNILEGHIPAQLGWLSRLRVLDVSRNSLTDRIPKELGNCRELSVLVLTDLMDIDSMTSRSSMVSSSSGEEFNAFVGAIPPEVVSISSLEILWAPRANLDGKLPSYRNSSCSLRILNLGQNYISGMIPEWLGMCQNLTFLDLSSNYLQGPVPFSVRFGCMVYFNVSRNSLSGSAMKSTESGCSNSLFSDGENIGFSVREGVLMQYYESFLQSASKGNPFGSILGEDLVVLHDFSWNGFSGSLPSFSLALHSNFSYGLLLNNNAFDGSLSSAFFGFCDGGSGLAVNLSVNRISGIIEPLTGCLFLRSFEAANNQFSGPISSNIKGLHLLKHLDLRWNNLSGEIPVQIGNLASLTFLDLSRNSLIGSIPSSLSDAPNLQILLLDHNRLSGNIPRNFSSLTQLMTLDVSFNNLSGTIPYLRHSNDCKFFEGNRFLQPCVSLNASSQSENPIQDDAKKWNSRKTRLKSFIMAAVASVCIILSILLVLFLVLIYGKRKHVKIASARRKMVVTFMDAAPELTYDNVVQATGNFSIQNLIGTGGFGATYKAELVPGFSVAVKRLSIGKFQGLRQFDAEIRTLGRIRHKNLVTLIGYHRGESDTFLIYNYLSGGNLEAFIRNMANRKMSWVEIHKIALDVAQALAYLHYSCIPRIVHRDIKPSNILLDEKLNAYLSDFGLARLLEASETHATTDVAGTFGYVAPEYATTCRVSDKSDVYSFGVVLMELMSGKRSLDPSFSQYGNGFTVVAWGRMLAQEERAGEFFDSGLWEAGPKENLVEMLRLGLSCTVESLTVRPSMKHVVAALKQLKN; from the coding sequence ATGGCGCCTGCGCccgtcatcctcctcctcctcctcctcactcTCTCCGTCTCCCTCTCCTCACTCCACCCTGCGGCGTCGTCGGATCCTTCATCAGCGGATGAGCTCGCCGCCCTGCTCGCCCTGAAGGGCTCCGTAACCCTCGacccctcctccctcctctccggCTGGgacccctccgccgccgccccccgccGCCACTGCCGGTGGCGCGGCGTCACCtgctccgccgcctccggccGCGTCGCCTCCCTCAACCTCACCGGCGGCTCCCTCGCCGGAACCCTTCCCGCCGCCGTGTTCAGCCTCTCCGAGCtccgcgccctcgccctcgccggaAACGCCTTCTCTGGTGAGATCCCGTCGCCGCCCATCGGCAGCCTCCGCCATCTTGAGCTCCTCGACCTCGGAAGCAACAACTTCTCTGGGAAGATCCCCGTCGAGATAAGCTTCCTCCCTTCTCTCCGCGTTCTAGATCTTTCCTACAACTCCCTCTCCGGCCTGATACCGGAAAACTTGATCGGGTCCTCGAGGATCGAATCGCTGGACCTGTCGTTCAACCGGCTCACCGGAGGGATCAAGATTGTTCCCTCTGGTTCCTGCCGATTTCTTTCCCATTTGAAGCTCTCCGGTAATCTTCTCATTGACAGCATCCCATCGGAGATCGGGAAATGCTCCAATCTCCGGGACCTGCTGCTGGACCGCAACATTCTAGAAGGTCACATACCAGCCCAACTCGGATGGCTATCGCGCCTCCGCGTCCTTGATGTCTCGCGAAATAGCCTTACCGATAGGATACCAAAGGAGCTCGGGAATTGCCGTGAGCTCTCTGTTCTTGTTCTCACTGATTTGATGGATATCGACTCTATGACTAGTAGGTCATCAATGGTTTCCAGTAGTAGTGGGGAGGAGTTTAATGCGTTTGTCGGGGCGATTCCGCCGGAGGTGGTTTCGATTTCGAGCCTTGAGATCCTTTGGGCTCCGAGAGCAAATCTTGATGGGAAACTTCCGAGTTACCGAAATAGTTCGTGTAGCTTGAGGATTCTTAATCTGGGGCAGAACTACATTAGTGGTATGATTCCCGAATGGCTCGGAATGTGCCAAAATCTCACCTTTCTCGATTTGAGCTCGAACTATCTGCAAGGTCCGGTGCCATTCTCTGTTCGATTTGGATGCATGGTTTATTTCAATGTCAGTCGGAACTCATTGTCTGGCTCTGCTATGAAATCAACAGAGAGTGGTTGTTCAAACAGTCTGTTCTCAGATGGGGAGAATATTGGGTTTTCGGTTCGGGAAGGTGTTTTGATGCAATACTATGAAAGTTTCCTTCAAAGTGCCTCGAAGGGTAACCCTTTTGGATCAATCCTGGGTGAAGATCTTGTTGTTCTGCATGATTTCAGCTGGAATGGCTTTAGCGGGTCTTTGCCATCTTTCTCCCTCGCTCTTCATAGTAACTTTTCTTATGGTTTGTTGCTCAACAACAATGCGTTTGATGGGTCGCTTTCAAGTgccttttttggattttgtgaTGGTGGGAGTGGATTAGCAGTTAATTTGAGTGTTAATCGGATATCCGGCATTATTGAGCCATTAACGGGCTGTTTGTTCCTTCGGAGTTTTGAAGCAGCTAATAATCAATTTAGTGGCCCAATTTCATCCAACATTAAAGGCTTGCATTTGCTCAAACACCTTGATTTGAGGTGGAACAATTTATCCGGAGAAATTCCAGTTCAAATTGGTAATTTAGCTTCTCTTACTTTTTTAGATTTGTCGAGAAATTCTCTGATAGGAAGCATCCCATCAAGCTTATCAGATGCTCCAAATCTTCAAATTCTTTTGCTTGATCACAACAGGCTCTCAGGAAATATCCCTCGGAATTTCAGTTCACTCACCCAACTTATGACACTGGATGTTTCCTTTAACAACCTCTCAGGAACTATTCCTTATCTTAGACACTCAAATGACTGCAAATTCTTCGAGGGTAATCGTTTTCTGCAGCCGTGCGTGAGTTTAAACGCCTCCTCACAATCCGAAAACCCTATTCAGGATGATGCTAAAAAATGGAATAGCCGAAAGACCAGGTTGAAGTCCTTCATAATGGCAGCAGTTGCTTCTGTCTGTATCATACTCTCTATTCTCCTAGTATTGTTTCTTGTCCTCATCTATGGAAAAAGGAAGCACGTAAAGATTGCAAGTGCAAGGAGAAAAATGGTCGTGACCTTCATGGATGCTGCTCCAGAATTAACTTATGACAACGTAGTACAAGCAACAGGCAATTTCAGTATTCAGAATTTAATAGGAACCGGAGGATTTGGGGCCACCTACAAGGCAGAGCTTGTTCCTGGTTTTTCGGTCGCAGTGAAGAGGCTTTCTATAGGTAAGTTCCAAGGCCTTCGGCAATTCGATGCTGAGATACGGACGCTAGGTAGGATTAGACACAAGAATCTCGTAACCCTCATTGGGTACCATAGAGGGGAATCTGACACGTTCTTGATCTATAATTATCTATCTGGTGGAAATCTCGAGGCATTCATACGCAACATGGCAAATAGAAAAATGAGCTGGGTAGAGATTCATAAGATAGCACTTGATGTGGCCCAAGCATTGGCGTACCTCCACTACTCTTGCATCCCCCGAATCGTCCACAGGGACATCAAGCCGAGCAACATCCTGCTTGACGAAAAGCTCAACGCTTATCTATCAGATTTTGGCTTAGCGAGGCTTCTAGAAGCTTCCGAGACTCATGCTACTACTGATGTTGCTGGGACATTTGGGTACGTTGCGCCCGAGTACGCAACCACGTGTAGAGTTTCTGATAAATCCGATGTTTATAGTTTTGGAGTTGTGCTCATGGAGTTGATGTCTGGGAAGAGGTCATTGGATCCGTCGTTCTCGCAGTATGGTAATGGGTTTACGGTTGTGGCATGGGGAAGGATGTTAGCGCAAGAGGAACGGGCAGGTGAGTTTTTTGATAGTGGATTGTGGGAGGCTGGGCCAAAGGAGAATTTGGTTGAGATGTTGAGGCTTGGGCTGTCCTGCACTGTGGAGTCCCTAACTGTTCGGCCCTCAATGAAGCATGTTGTGGCAGCATTGAAGCAATTGAAAAATTAG